A single region of the Halobellus ruber genome encodes:
- a CDS encoding winged helix-turn-helix domain-containing protein yields MASNPLSDAVSPDVETVFDLLKSERTRRIVRALEGPMTAAEVAEACEVPRSTAYRKLQAMAEAGLLRKQEGDDAARYAVDFEAVVVRNPDGDLDLELEVPTRSASEQLSALWGEVRAEADGD; encoded by the coding sequence ATGGCCTCGAACCCCCTGTCCGACGCGGTCTCGCCCGACGTCGAAACGGTGTTCGACCTGCTGAAAAGCGAGCGCACCCGCCGGATCGTGCGCGCACTGGAGGGGCCGATGACGGCCGCGGAGGTCGCAGAGGCGTGTGAGGTCCCCCGGTCGACCGCCTACCGGAAGCTTCAGGCGATGGCGGAGGCGGGACTCCTGCGGAAACAGGAGGGCGACGACGCCGCGCGCTACGCGGTCGACTTCGAGGCGGTCGTCGTCCGGAACCCCGACGGGGACCTGGATCTCGAACTCGAAGTGCCGACCCGGTCGGCGTCCGAGCAGTTGTCGGCGCTGTGGGGTGAAGTTCGCGCGGAGGCGGACGGGGACTGA
- a CDS encoding halocyanin domain-containing protein: MCTSGQAPTDGEEPTDDGRGDGPAVSRRGALRAIGGGVAAGAALSGASTTVRAQSDGPDLASWFESVSNYDGVVDETGSSSVTVEVGVEANGGAFGFGPAAVRVDPGTTVTWTWTGKGGSHNVAGDGFESELTDSGDYTFEHTFEDAGVYTYVCTPHETLGMKGAVVVGDVAVNAGGGSSTEGGSTESAGDGGGTGTPSGDSEAAAEETLGPAEESVAAPFGDAGARRLGGLALGGVFGLALASPGLFGAFLWLTDRGNERPDDET; this comes from the coding sequence ATGTGCACCTCCGGACAGGCTCCGACGGACGGCGAGGAACCGACGGACGACGGCCGCGGCGACGGGCCCGCGGTCTCCCGGCGCGGCGCGCTCCGGGCTATCGGCGGCGGGGTCGCCGCCGGCGCGGCGCTCAGCGGGGCGTCCACGACGGTCCGGGCGCAGTCCGACGGCCCCGATCTGGCGTCGTGGTTCGAGAGCGTCTCGAACTACGACGGGGTCGTCGACGAGACCGGCAGCAGCTCGGTCACCGTCGAAGTCGGCGTCGAGGCCAACGGGGGCGCCTTCGGGTTCGGGCCCGCGGCGGTCCGCGTCGACCCGGGGACGACAGTCACCTGGACCTGGACCGGCAAGGGCGGGAGCCACAACGTGGCCGGCGACGGCTTCGAGTCGGAACTGACTGATTCCGGCGACTACACGTTCGAGCACACCTTCGAGGACGCGGGGGTCTACACCTACGTCTGTACGCCCCACGAGACGCTCGGGATGAAGGGCGCCGTTGTCGTGGGCGACGTCGCGGTGAACGCGGGCGGCGGCAGTAGCACCGAGGGCGGCAGTACCGAAAGCGCGGGCGACGGCGGCGGCACCGGCACGCCCAGCGGCGACAGCGAGGCGGCCGCCGAGGAGACGCTCGGTCCCGCCGAGGAGTCGGTCGCGGCGCCCTTCGGCGACGCCGGCGCCCGCCGCCTGGGTGGCCTCGCGCTCGGCGGCGTCTTCGGACTCGCGCTGGCGTCGCCCGGACTGTTCGGCGCCTTCCTCTGGCTCACCGACCGCGGGAACGAGCGACCCGACGACGAGACGTAA
- a CDS encoding helix-turn-helix domain-containing protein, whose amino-acid sequence MPRATLSLQIPEQVWVSTLSQQYPDAAFTVLAAMPADDDGVGLVEIAADDVEPIVTAIDGHESVTSVTVLEAQPGEALVQFETTQPLLIRSMSEAGIPLELPITIEDGEVTIELAAPREKLSELGTLLENFGIRFDLLSITQSIDTQSLLTDDQYDLLEEAVERGYYDTPRTCTLTDLAETVGLAKSTTSEKLHRAEGKVLKRFVGGDDDAGLT is encoded by the coding sequence ATGCCTCGCGCGACACTCTCCCTACAGATCCCCGAACAGGTGTGGGTCTCGACCCTCTCACAGCAGTACCCCGACGCGGCGTTCACCGTGCTCGCGGCGATGCCCGCCGACGACGACGGGGTCGGGCTGGTGGAGATCGCCGCCGACGACGTGGAGCCGATCGTGACCGCGATCGACGGCCACGAGTCGGTGACGTCGGTGACGGTGCTGGAAGCCCAACCCGGGGAGGCGCTGGTCCAGTTCGAGACCACCCAACCGCTCCTGATCCGGTCGATGAGCGAGGCGGGGATCCCGCTGGAGCTTCCCATCACCATTGAGGACGGAGAGGTGACGATAGAGCTTGCGGCCCCGCGGGAGAAGCTCTCCGAGTTGGGGACGCTGCTGGAGAACTTCGGGATCCGCTTCGACCTCCTCTCGATCACCCAGTCGATCGACACCCAGTCGCTTTTGACCGACGACCAGTACGACCTCCTGGAGGAGGCGGTCGAGCGCGGCTACTACGACACCCCGCGGACGTGTACCCTCACCGACTTGGCGGAGACGGTCGGGCTCGCAAAGTCGACGACGAGCGAGAAGCTCCACCGCGCGGAGGGGAAGGTGCTGAAGCGGTTCGTCGGCGGCGACGACGACGCCGGGCTGACGTGA
- a CDS encoding CGCGG family putative rSAM-modified RiPP protein: MFGTTALRGPVEPAGTSTDTDDHDVEAGPVKRVHDNSWSADLEGPDHAADREFLVEQALSAVDHTTPGEHGHPETYLYDALAREYGDEMEWEYVDQCGCGGHVVRVYA, from the coding sequence ATATTCGGGACAACGGCCCTCCGTGGGCCGGTCGAACCTGCAGGTACGTCCACCGACACGGACGACCACGACGTCGAGGCCGGTCCCGTTAAGCGTGTCCACGACAACTCGTGGTCGGCCGACCTCGAAGGGCCCGACCACGCCGCGGACCGCGAGTTTCTCGTCGAACAGGCGCTGTCGGCCGTCGATCACACCACCCCGGGTGAGCACGGCCACCCGGAGACGTACCTCTACGACGCCTTAGCCCGGGAGTACGGCGACGAGATGGAGTGGGAGTACGTCGATCAGTGCGGGTGCGGCGGCCACGTCGTTCGCGTGTACGCCTGA
- a CDS encoding DUF7120 family protein, translated as MPVVEVTLPDELLSEFEQLVDEEFVTEEQAVEELLTMGIDAYNVDVVDDSEPGDDFMDGAENNLFDTASDPGDLDEDTL; from the coding sequence ATGCCAGTAGTCGAAGTGACACTCCCCGACGAACTGTTGAGCGAGTTCGAACAGCTGGTCGACGAGGAGTTCGTCACCGAGGAGCAGGCCGTCGAGGAACTGCTTACGATGGGCATCGATGCCTACAACGTTGACGTGGTCGACGACAGCGAGCCCGGCGACGACTTCATGGACGGCGCGGAGAACAACCTCTTCGATACGGCCTCCGACCCCGGCGACCTCGACGAGGACACGCTGTAG
- a CDS encoding class I SAM-dependent methyltransferase, translating to MAEDPAVGGGGNAVTAPATRGVNAVALAADAGRADRIRSGYGRWARLYDWFARATAGVGGVRRRCVAALGLDPGDTVVEFGCGPGVNLPVLRDAVGPDGRVVGVDITGPMLRRARGLVDRRGWENVSLVRGDAATPPIATADGVLATFVTSLFPDAGSVVDRWCDVADSVAVANFVPRGNRVANAALWGFTRLNARLFDAAGGDALAQLETRTDASRDALAARMDAVETTRHVFGTIEINAGARVA from the coding sequence GTGGCCGAAGACCCCGCCGTCGGCGGTGGCGGGAACGCCGTGACCGCCCCGGCAACGCGGGGTGTCAACGCTGTCGCCCTCGCGGCGGACGCCGGTCGCGCCGACCGGATCCGATCGGGGTACGGCCGGTGGGCCCGCCTCTACGACTGGTTCGCGCGGGCGACGGCCGGGGTCGGCGGCGTCCGCCGCCGGTGCGTCGCGGCGCTCGGCCTCGACCCCGGGGACACGGTCGTCGAGTTCGGGTGCGGTCCCGGCGTCAACCTCCCCGTACTCAGGGACGCCGTCGGTCCCGACGGCCGGGTCGTCGGCGTCGACATCACCGGGCCGATGCTCCGCCGGGCCCGGGGGCTCGTCGACCGCCGCGGGTGGGAGAACGTGTCGCTGGTCCGGGGTGACGCCGCGACCCCGCCGATTGCGACGGCCGACGGCGTGCTCGCCACGTTCGTGACCTCGCTGTTCCCGGACGCCGGCAGCGTGGTCGACCGGTGGTGTGACGTCGCCGACAGCGTCGCCGTCGCCAACTTCGTCCCGCGGGGAAACAGGGTAGCGAACGCAGCGCTGTGGGGGTTCACCCGACTGAACGCACGGCTGTTCGACGCGGCCGGTGGAGACGCCCTGGCCCAGCTCGAAACGCGGACCGACGCCTCCCGCGACGCGCTCGCCGCCCGGATGGACGCCGTCGAGACCACGCGACACGTCTTTGGCACCATCGAGATCAACGCCGGCGCCCGGGTGGCGTGA
- the rdfA gene encoding rod-determining factor RdfA, translated as MADEPDPTRSKVGRLIDEYGMTGLGQELEARWLGRGHEEQSLRSLADWFNERLLGRRLAAAGHDPLDGEAANLYRLLSDADVTAGSRVDAEATLEEYGIDVETLRREFVSHQAIHTYLTDFRGASKDRSAGDRSESVRGTIQRLRSRLVAVAENNLDHLRSVGDLTIGEFTVLLEVQVLCEDCGASYPITELIDRGGCDCASDGNS; from the coding sequence ATGGCCGACGAACCCGACCCGACCCGGAGCAAGGTCGGACGGCTCATCGACGAATACGGGATGACGGGGCTCGGACAGGAGCTCGAAGCCCGGTGGCTCGGCCGCGGCCACGAGGAACAGAGCCTCCGGTCGCTGGCCGACTGGTTCAACGAACGGCTCCTCGGACGGCGGCTCGCGGCGGCCGGCCACGACCCGCTCGACGGCGAGGCCGCCAACCTCTACCGGCTGCTCTCCGATGCGGACGTCACCGCGGGCAGCCGGGTCGACGCGGAGGCGACGCTCGAGGAGTACGGCATCGACGTCGAGACGCTCCGCCGGGAGTTCGTCTCCCACCAGGCGATCCACACGTATCTGACCGACTTCCGGGGCGCCTCGAAGGACCGGTCGGCGGGTGACCGTTCGGAGAGCGTCCGGGGGACGATCCAGCGGCTCCGGAGCCGGCTCGTCGCCGTCGCCGAGAACAACCTCGATCACCTCCGGTCGGTGGGCGACCTCACGATCGGGGAGTTCACCGTCCTGCTCGAAGTCCAGGTGCTGTGTGAGGACTGCGGGGCGAGTTACCCGATCACGGAGCTGATCGACCGGGGCGGCTGCGATTGTGCGTCGGACGGCAACTCGTGA
- a CDS encoding 2Fe-2S iron-sulfur cluster-binding protein — protein sequence MPTVSFGDSEIDCEEGAVLRDVLLDSGVSPHNGTADTLNCRGHGTCGTCAVEIRSEAADTADPPVSAVGTVERGRLSIPPHDSGSGLRLACQTRVYADIEVTKHPGFWGHRVGEE from the coding sequence ATGCCGACCGTTTCGTTCGGGGACAGCGAGATCGACTGCGAGGAGGGAGCGGTGCTTCGGGACGTCCTGCTCGACAGCGGCGTATCACCGCACAACGGGACCGCGGACACGCTCAACTGCCGCGGTCACGGAACCTGCGGGACGTGCGCGGTCGAGATCAGGTCTGAGGCTGCCGACACCGCCGACCCGCCGGTGAGTGCTGTCGGGACCGTCGAACGCGGCCGACTTTCGATCCCGCCGCACGATTCCGGCTCGGGACTCAGACTCGCCTGTCAGACGCGCGTTTACGCCGACATCGAGGTGACGAAACATCCCGGATTCTGGGGTCACCGAGTGGGCGAAGAGTAG
- a CDS encoding aminotransferase class V-fold PLP-dependent enzyme: MHSYLNDDTMTTPADVRATVPVFEDVRYLNTGASGPSPRKVVEAAQRGIEAHEWGAASDPGPYPHAFDLYEDVRAHVADFLGADTEEIALTQSTSDGIARIAGGIDWEPGDAIVRTDLEHPAGVLPWQRLERRGCEVRVVPTTDGRIDREAYRDAVADAKLVCLSALTWNYGTYLPVSELVAEAHDAGAYVLVDAVQIPGQTPLDVTEWGADAVAMASHKWMLGVWGAGFLYVDGDVVGEFEPGGIGYRSVADPEADAYELKPGAARFEVGTTSPAPYAALSASIDLLDDVGLDTIDAHIEDLAERFVDGVPADRLYTPADPESGLVTVRVDDPQSTVDRLREEYGVVVRSLPDPPGAVRASLHVYNTPEDVDRLLAGLRETGW; encoded by the coding sequence ATGCACTCGTACCTCAACGACGACACGATGACCACGCCAGCAGACGTGAGAGCCACCGTGCCGGTGTTCGAGGACGTCCGCTACCTCAACACCGGTGCGAGCGGCCCCAGTCCCCGGAAGGTCGTCGAGGCGGCACAGCGCGGGATCGAGGCCCACGAGTGGGGTGCGGCGAGCGACCCGGGACCGTACCCGCACGCCTTCGATCTCTACGAGGACGTCCGGGCCCACGTCGCGGACTTCCTCGGCGCCGATACCGAGGAGATCGCACTGACACAGAGCACGAGCGACGGGATCGCGCGGATCGCCGGCGGGATCGACTGGGAGCCGGGGGACGCCATCGTCCGGACCGACCTCGAACACCCGGCGGGCGTCCTGCCCTGGCAGCGACTGGAGCGACGGGGATGTGAGGTGCGGGTCGTGCCCACTACCGACGGCCGGATCGACCGCGAGGCGTATCGCGATGCCGTCGCCGACGCGAAACTCGTCTGTCTGAGCGCGCTGACCTGGAACTACGGGACGTACCTCCCGGTGTCGGAACTGGTCGCGGAGGCCCACGACGCCGGGGCGTACGTGCTCGTCGACGCCGTGCAGATCCCCGGGCAGACCCCGCTCGACGTCACCGAGTGGGGGGCCGACGCGGTCGCGATGGCCAGCCACAAGTGGATGCTCGGCGTCTGGGGGGCGGGTTTTCTCTACGTCGACGGCGACGTGGTCGGCGAGTTCGAACCCGGAGGGATCGGCTACCGGAGCGTCGCGGATCCGGAGGCGGACGCATACGAACTGAAACCCGGCGCGGCCCGGTTCGAGGTCGGGACCACCAGTCCCGCGCCCTACGCCGCGCTGTCGGCGTCGATCGACCTGCTGGACGACGTCGGACTCGACACCATCGACGCACACATCGAGGACCTCGCCGAGCGGTTCGTCGACGGGGTCCCGGCCGACCGACTGTACACCCCCGCAGACCCGGAGTCGGGGCTCGTGACCGTCCGCGTCGACGACCCCCAGTCGACGGTGGACCGCCTCCGCGAGGAGTACGGCGTCGTGGTCCGGTCGTTGCCCGACCCCCCGGGCGCCGTTCGGGCGTCGCTACACGTCTACAACACCCCTGAGGACGTCGACCGACTCCTGGCCGGCCTCCGGGAGACCGGGTGGTGA
- a CDS encoding metal-dependent hydrolase — MFVGHGLLVFALAVFAAEWRGWSSRRALTLGVAAGTFATLPDVDVLYAVIAIDGGRVLGGGVTAEVFWSAANSVHRSMTHSLIVAAVAGPALGAWSSRGSRTCHGLALVGLVGLVAVAVVVSGTLGGIVMGAFVVVGLATATACRRWTDLPPRLVGIAATAGLASHPWGDLLTGQPPQLFYPFDTGVLSARIALHSDPTLHLLGAFAVELATVWLAAIAVIRVTDRSWRTFYRPSGGLGATYSLAALVLLPPTLETSFHFVFSIVGLGVVCAGLSWHRSEPAPSAVAATDGGTERSGFDFGAAGLTGITVALVGYTVIYLVA; from the coding sequence GTGTTTGTCGGCCACGGGCTGTTGGTGTTCGCGCTCGCGGTGTTCGCCGCGGAGTGGCGGGGCTGGTCGTCCCGGCGCGCGTTGACACTCGGCGTCGCGGCGGGGACGTTCGCGACCCTGCCCGACGTCGACGTGCTCTACGCCGTGATCGCGATCGACGGCGGCCGGGTCCTCGGCGGCGGCGTCACGGCGGAGGTGTTCTGGAGCGCCGCGAACTCGGTCCACCGGTCGATGACCCACTCGCTGATCGTCGCGGCGGTCGCCGGCCCCGCGCTCGGCGCCTGGAGCAGCCGGGGGAGCCGGACGTGCCACGGCCTCGCACTCGTGGGACTAGTCGGGCTCGTCGCGGTCGCGGTCGTCGTGAGCGGGACCCTCGGCGGGATCGTGATGGGCGCGTTCGTCGTGGTCGGTCTCGCGACGGCGACCGCGTGTCGCCGGTGGACCGACCTCCCGCCGAGGCTCGTCGGCATAGCCGCCACCGCCGGGCTGGCATCGCACCCGTGGGGCGACCTCCTGACCGGCCAGCCCCCGCAGCTGTTCTACCCGTTCGACACCGGCGTGTTGAGTGCCCGCATCGCCCTCCACAGCGACCCGACGCTGCACCTGCTGGGGGCGTTCGCGGTCGAACTCGCGACCGTGTGGCTCGCGGCGATCGCGGTCATTCGGGTCACCGACCGGTCGTGGCGGACGTTTTACCGCCCCAGCGGCGGGCTGGGGGCGACGTACAGCCTCGCCGCCCTGGTGTTGCTCCCGCCGACGCTCGAGACGTCGTTTCACTTCGTGTTCTCGATCGTCGGGCTCGGGGTCGTCTGCGCCGGGCTGTCGTGGCACCGCTCCGAGCCGGCACCGTCGGCGGTGGCGGCCACTGACGGCGGCACCGAACGGTCGGGGTTCGACTTCGGCGCGGCCGGGCTGACCGGGATCACCGTCGCGCTGGTCGGCTACACGGTGATCTACCTCGTCGCGTAG
- the truA gene encoding tRNA pseudouridine(38-40) synthase TruA encodes MRAFRLAYDGRPFHGFQRQPTVPTVEDALFDALDRLGVFDRSAQDRPEGYAAAGRTDAGVSATAQTVAIECPEWCTPRALNGELPADVRAWASAPAPEGFHATHDATRRTYVYHLYGPALDDDRARAAAAALRGEHDFHNLTTDTAGTVRDLSVDVDRDGDFLRIRAAADGFPRHLVRRIASVVRGVGAGSRPLEWVRRLLGADPLDGPEGVPTAAPEPLLLTGVSYPGLTFERDPEASASVAAVFGERRREARVRARVADHLASVARESTSGSGGRSER; translated from the coding sequence CTGCGCGCCTTCCGGCTCGCCTACGACGGCCGGCCGTTCCACGGCTTTCAGCGCCAGCCCACGGTCCCGACCGTCGAGGACGCGCTGTTCGACGCGCTCGATCGGCTGGGGGTGTTCGACCGGTCGGCGCAGGACCGCCCCGAGGGGTACGCCGCGGCCGGCCGCACCGACGCCGGCGTGTCGGCGACGGCCCAGACCGTCGCGATCGAGTGCCCCGAGTGGTGTACCCCGCGGGCGCTGAACGGCGAACTCCCGGCCGACGTCCGGGCGTGGGCGTCGGCGCCGGCGCCTGAGGGCTTCCACGCGACTCACGACGCGACCCGCCGGACGTACGTCTACCACCTCTATGGGCCAGCCCTCGACGACGACCGTGCCCGCGCTGCCGCCGCGGCCTTGCGGGGCGAACACGACTTCCACAACCTCACGACCGACACCGCGGGGACGGTTCGGGACCTCTCGGTCGACGTCGACCGCGACGGCGATTTCCTGCGGATCCGCGCCGCGGCCGACGGGTTCCCCCGGCATCTGGTCCGCCGGATCGCCTCGGTCGTCAGGGGCGTCGGCGCCGGGAGCCGCCCCCTCGAATGGGTGCGTCGACTGCTCGGCGCCGACCCCCTCGACGGCCCGGAGGGGGTTCCGACGGCCGCCCCCGAGCCGCTTCTGTTGACCGGCGTTTCGTATCCGGGGCTGACGTTCGAGCGGGACCCCGAGGCGTCGGCGTCGGTGGCGGCGGTGTTCGGCGAGCGGCGGCGGGAGGCGCGGGTTCGGGCCCGCGTGGCCGACCACCTGGCGTCGGTCGCTCGGGAGTCGACGTCCGGTTCGGGCGGGCGCAGTGAGCGCTGA
- the hisS gene encoding histidine--tRNA ligase, producing MYDRLKGFRDFYPEEMAARRAVIDTLEDAAARYGFREIDTPALERTEMYVDKSGEGIVEELYAFEDQGGREVSLTPELTPTVARMVVAKQQALSKPIKWVSTRPFWRYEQVQQGRFREFYQTNVDIFGSAAPEADAEILAFAADALTDLGLTDDDFEFRVSHRDILGELFRAFDADVDERDAIRAVDKREKVDRGEYLGLLSDAGLSYDQAESFDDLVTAADLDEIAEFGGSEVEAAVGNLRNVLDAAADFGAGEFCEVSLSTARGLDYYTGVVFECFDSTGEVSRSVFGGGRYDDLIESFGGQPTPAVGVAPGLAPLSLLCQRAGVWPEESLATDYYVLTVGDTRDVAARIARDLRGGGNVVEVDVSDRSFGAQMNYADGVNAETVVIVGERDLENGEVTVKDMASGDQTTVPAESFPGDARSPTFADFE from the coding sequence ATGTACGACCGACTCAAGGGGTTTCGCGACTTCTACCCCGAGGAGATGGCCGCCCGCCGAGCGGTCATCGACACCCTGGAGGACGCCGCCGCCCGCTACGGCTTCCGCGAGATCGACACCCCCGCCTTGGAGCGGACGGAGATGTACGTCGACAAAAGCGGTGAAGGGATCGTCGAGGAGCTCTACGCCTTCGAGGACCAGGGCGGCCGCGAGGTGTCGCTGACGCCGGAGCTGACGCCCACGGTCGCCCGGATGGTGGTCGCAAAACAGCAGGCGCTCTCGAAGCCGATCAAGTGGGTTTCAACCCGCCCCTTTTGGCGGTACGAGCAGGTCCAGCAGGGTCGGTTCCGCGAGTTCTACCAGACCAACGTCGACATCTTCGGGTCCGCGGCGCCCGAGGCCGACGCGGAGATCCTGGCGTTCGCCGCCGACGCCTTGACCGACCTGGGGCTCACCGACGACGACTTCGAGTTCCGGGTCTCCCACCGCGACATCCTCGGGGAGTTGTTCCGGGCGTTCGACGCCGACGTCGACGAACGCGACGCCATCCGCGCGGTCGACAAACGCGAGAAGGTCGACCGCGGCGAGTACCTGGGGCTGCTCTCGGACGCCGGGCTCTCCTACGACCAGGCGGAGTCGTTCGACGACCTGGTGACGGCCGCCGACCTCGACGAGATCGCCGAGTTCGGCGGCAGCGAGGTCGAGGCGGCGGTCGGAAACCTCCGGAACGTCCTCGACGCGGCCGCGGACTTCGGCGCCGGCGAGTTCTGCGAGGTGTCGCTTTCGACCGCCCGTGGACTCGATTACTACACCGGCGTCGTCTTCGAGTGTTTCGACTCCACCGGCGAGGTTTCGCGATCCGTGTTCGGCGGCGGCCGGTACGACGACCTCATCGAGAGCTTCGGCGGCCAGCCCACCCCTGCGGTCGGCGTCGCCCCCGGATTGGCGCCGCTGTCGCTCCTCTGTCAGCGCGCCGGCGTCTGGCCCGAGGAGTCGCTTGCGACCGACTACTACGTGCTGACCGTCGGCGACACCCGCGACGTGGCCGCCCGGATCGCCCGCGACCTCCGGGGGGGCGGCAACGTCGTCGAGGTCGACGTCTCCGACCGGAGCTTCGGCGCGCAGATGAACTACGCCGACGGGGTCAACGCCGAGACGGTCGTGATCGTCGGCGAGCGCGACCTCGAAAACGGCGAGGTGACGGTGAAGGATATGGCCTCCGGCGACCAGACCACCGTCCCGGCCGAGTCGTTCCCGGGCGACGCCCGATCGCCGACGTTTGCGGACTTCGAGTGA
- a CDS encoding outer membrane protein assembly factor BamB family protein, whose amino-acid sequence MLDWSRRRLLAAVGTAGAVGAGGWALAERTRCRPFVEPQWTYVGRRRLGPTVRSGNDLLLPEGYGVTGSSTDHRLAAVEPFSAQVQWAVVAEGGGFGVPVRVDDTVYVGTGRDTVRALDADTGERRWIYDPGGREEHGGGAWGQPLVTGDRVLVGVSHSTDPNADPTDPDEFAHRVVALDRNDGSEVWATPVSGQVWTGPALASGVVVAAARQGVLHGLDPATGESLWGVSLPDRVTQPVSIVADGVLAVVADDGTVAFVDVPDATIRRTRNPVRDATSLAHSGDTLYVGGAEGRVAALATDIDGGIDAETGAPRWTYDAEVPVDGVAVAGETVFAIDRTGHRHRIVDGERTARDRLVETEHTDGCGWDGNLRRVLDATVVRGGLYIAGRFWTRLYPIER is encoded by the coding sequence GTGCTCGATTGGTCCCGCAGACGCCTCCTCGCAGCGGTCGGTACGGCCGGCGCGGTCGGCGCCGGCGGGTGGGCCCTCGCCGAGCGCACCCGGTGTCGGCCGTTCGTCGAACCGCAGTGGACGTACGTCGGCCGGCGACGGCTCGGCCCCACGGTCCGGAGCGGGAACGACCTCCTGCTTCCGGAGGGGTACGGCGTCACCGGCAGCAGCACCGACCACCGGCTCGCCGCGGTCGAACCGTTCAGCGCACAGGTCCAGTGGGCGGTCGTCGCGGAGGGCGGGGGGTTCGGCGTCCCCGTCCGTGTCGACGACACCGTCTACGTCGGCACCGGCCGCGACACGGTCCGCGCGCTCGACGCCGACACGGGCGAGCGGCGGTGGATCTACGACCCCGGCGGTCGGGAGGAACACGGCGGCGGCGCGTGGGGACAGCCCCTGGTGACCGGCGACCGGGTCCTCGTCGGCGTCTCCCACTCGACGGATCCGAACGCCGACCCCACGGATCCCGACGAGTTCGCCCACCGCGTGGTCGCTTTGGACCGCAACGACGGCTCGGAGGTGTGGGCGACCCCGGTTTCGGGGCAGGTGTGGACCGGCCCGGCGCTCGCCTCGGGCGTCGTCGTCGCCGCCGCACGCCAGGGCGTCCTCCACGGGCTCGACCCCGCGACTGGGGAGTCGCTGTGGGGGGTTTCGCTTCCGGACCGCGTCACCCAACCGGTCTCGATTGTCGCCGACGGCGTCCTCGCGGTCGTCGCCGACGACGGGACCGTCGCGTTCGTCGACGTTCCCGACGCGACGATCCGCCGGACGCGAAACCCGGTCCGCGACGCGACCAGCCTCGCCCACAGCGGCGACACCCTCTACGTCGGCGGCGCCGAGGGCCGCGTTGCCGCGCTTGCGACCGACATCGACGGCGGGATCGACGCCGAGACCGGCGCGCCGCGGTGGACCTACGACGCCGAGGTCCCGGTCGACGGCGTCGCGGTCGCCGGGGAGACCGTGTTCGCGATCGACCGGACCGGCCACCGCCACCGGATCGTCGACGGCGAGCGGACGGCTCGGGATCGGCTGGTCGAGACCGAACACACCGACGGCTGCGGGTGGGACGGCAACCTCCGGCGGGTCCTCGACGCGACGGTCGTCCGCGGCGGGCTTTACATCGCCGGCCGGTTTTGGACGCGGCTGTATCCGATCGAGCGGTGA